The genomic window TATCGAAATTACCGACACCTTTACTATTGACGATAATATAATTAGTCAGATCCGTTCGATGGTTTTTGACGAAGAAGGTAAACTTTGGATGGCTTCCTACAACGAAGGAATTACACTTATCACATTCAAAAACAAAAACTTAACCGATTATACGCTTACGCGTTTTTCGGAGGAAGACGGACTGCCTGCCCAAATACAAAAATCGTACGTAAATAATTTTAATGGCAAAATAAATATTTTTACACCAAAGGGAATTTATGAAGCCTTGCCTGTACATAATGCAAAGGGTAAGCTCACTTATAGGTTTAACCACGATAAGCAATGGGGCAGCACGTTTACCAGGGATTCGTGCGGAGTTAAAGTGGCAGAGCAAATCAATACCGAGCAATTTTTTATCTATGGGGATAAAACAGGTCTATTGACTTTTAAAGGCGACTCTGCTTTATTTGATTACAAACCCTTTCTTAAACTCAACAACATACGATCCATATCCACCGAAAACAAGCGCTTTGTTAACATTGGAGGAGCAGGATATTTTTGCATCTACGACACATGGAAAAAGAAAGATGTAAATAAATCATTCGATGTACTCATCCGAAAAGTAAGCATTTCGACTAATGACTCCATTATCTTTAACGGCTCTTTTGTTGATACAGAAGGCAAGGTGGTCATTTCACAATCCGCGAAAAATGTTCCCGTCTTAAAAAAGCAATTTAACAATCTGCGCTTTCACTTCAGTTCCAATTATCTTGAATCGGCACAACAGAACCAGTACAGGCATATGATAGAGGGTTTTGATAAGGATTGGAGTGTTTGGTCGTCAGAACCATCGGCCACCTACACCAATCTTCCCTATGGCACCTATACATTTAAGGTTATGAGCAAAAATGTATATGGAACCGTGAGCCCTGTCAGCACATTTCAATTTCGTATTGAACCTGCATGGTATCAGACCGAATGGGCTTACTTGCTTTATTTTGGAATAGCTTTATTGTTAATCGTTTTGATTGCTAAAGTGTACAACCTCAACCTGAGTCGCCAAAACTTAAAACTGGAACGACTGGTAAAAAAGCGTACCAGTGAGCTACAGGATACCGTTGACAAGTTAAAAGAAACCCAATCCAGTCTGGTTCAGCAGGAAAAAATGGCTTCTTTGGGGATATTAACGGCAGGTGTAGCTCACGAAATCAATAACCCTCTTAACTATATTCTTGGAGGATACACCGGACTACAAGCATACTTCGACGATAAAAAAGAGCAACAAGATGAAGATGTGGAGATTCTGTTGGAATGCATAAAGACTGGGGTTGAACGGGCATCAGAAATTGTATCAGGACTGAACCAGTTCAGCAGAACCCAAAAAAAACTCAACGAACAGTGCGACATACATTCTATCCTGGACAACAGTATATTAATGATTCAGCATTTATTGGGTAACAGAATAGAATTGGTAAAAAACTTTCAGGCCCAATCTTACATCGTATTAGGCAACACCGGTCAATTACACCAGGTATTTATTAACATTTTAATAAATGCCTGTCAGGCTATACACGAGAAGGGCACTATTAAGGTGAGCACCGGGGTGCAAAGTAAGCATCTGAAAATAATGATTTCCGATAGTGGCGCAGGTATTGATCAAAAACACCTTAGCAAAATAACCGATCCATTTTTCACCACCAAGGAAGCAGGTGAGGGTACCGGACTAGGGCTTTACATTAGCTTTAAGATTGTTAAGGAGCACAAGGGTAAATTGCGCATAAAGTCGAAACCGGGTGAAGGAACCCATGTTATTATTTCTATCCCCCTTTATTTAACCGAAATAAATTAAATGATCGCCTATAACATCATCTATACAATAAAACGAAACATTGATTGGGCATGAGCGATCTATATATTTTTAACCCAACGGGAGAAATGGCGATAGCCAACGGAATGCATAGCTTTATGCCGCCCCGTAACCTGGTTCGCTTTGAAGAAGATTTGGCTTTTCTGCCTTCTTTTTATGCGTCGGACAAAGATATTGTTTATACCCCCCGCTTGCCCGAACCGGATTTTTTAGCACTGTGGCACAAGCTGGGATTGCCCCATATAAATTATTCCGATACCTTAAAACTACCACAAGTACCTTACAATTACCTGAGGCCCTGGAGCTGGACCCCCGCCATACATCATAAAACCAAACATTTAAAACCATACTGCTCCGTGCACTTTAAACAATCGCCCAATTACATGTGGAAACAAAGCAGCAGGGATTTTTTTAGCCGGGAAACGACCAACCGCGTGCAATGCTTATTAAATCAGGACAGGAATACAGAAAACGCTATTGTAGTGCAAACACCCGCAATAAATATTAGCAGTATAGCGCAACTTGATGTGTGGTTGGCCAAACAACATGCCGTTATCCTAAAAACGCCCTGGAGTTCATCGGGTAGAGGAATTCATGTGATTGACCCGGCAAAAGGACGCAATGCCAACTACGCCTGGATAAAAGGAGCATTGAAACAACAGGGGTTTGTTACTGCAGAGCCATTGTTAGACAAGGTGTTTGATTTTTCCTTTCAACTTAACCTAAGGCAGAATGGTGAGATGGATTTTTCAGGTATCTCCTACTCCATCAACGACAGCAAACAACATTTTATTGGCGCTCACATCAATTGGCCGTATCAGGCAAACGAAATAAGCGAGTTGCTGACTCATACTGTTCTTGAACAAGCCGTTCAGCGATTGATAAAAGCCATAAAAAAAATTGAACCCCATACATATTACCAAGGTCCCATAGGTGTAGATGCCATTGTTTACCGAACCGCTACAGGAAATCTAAAAATACATCCTTGCATCGATATTAACTGGCGCTATAACATGGGCTTGATCAATATATCGATGAAGCGATTTGTACACCCTGATTCAATAGGAACATGGAGAATTGCTTCTTTTGCGCATGGCAAATGGAACAATTTTATTGAACAAAATCGACAATTAAAACCTTTGCATATTGCCAATGGTAACCTACTTAGCGGATTTATAAACATGACGCCTCCTAATATAAACGCTATGTTTGGCGTATGGATGGATGTACGGAGAAAACCGGTTCCATCGGTAAAATACAACTCCTGGTGAACAAAGGAAATATTTGCGTGATATAGAAATAATCGATTTAGAACAAAAGAAAAAGTAGTTTATAAAGAAAATTCACCATTTTTGCCATCCATATTTTTTAAAATTCAACAATGACCGTTTCTATTATAACTGCCACCTACAATGCCGGTAAAACATTCGAAAGTGCACTGCGCTCTGTAATTAACCAAACCCATCCACATATAGAATACATTGTTGTTGACGGTGGCTCAAGCGATCAAACCCTAAAAATTGCAGATACCTATAAAGCCTTTATCCATCATTTTATTTCGGAACCCGACCGGGGTATTTACGATGCCCTTAACAAAGGTATAGAAATGGCAACGGGCGATGTAATAGCTTTTTTACATGCCGACGACCTGTTGGACGATGACACCACCATAGCAACTATAGTAGAGGAGTTTGAAAGAACAAAGGCCGATGCCATTTATGGGGATTTGGAGTATGTGCAGTTTCAAAATCCCGATAAAGTTATTCGGTATTGGCAAAGCAAAACCTTTAAGCCTGCACTGCTAAAGGCAGGTTGGATGCCACCCCATCCTACCTTGTTTCTGAAAGCACAAGTATTTAAAGAAATAGGTAAGTTTAATATAGATTATAAAATAGCTGCCGATTACGATTTTATATTACGATTTTTTTCGAATGGCAAATATGTGGCCGAGTACGTACCCATGGTGATTACCCGTATGAGAGTAGGCGGTACAAGTAACAATAGTCTTAAAAATATATGGATAAAATCGAAAGAAGATTTGCGGGCACTAAAACAAAACAAGGTAGGTAACGTATTATCCTTAATTTGGAAAAATGTTTCTAAATTACCTCAATTTTTAAAGCGAAATTAACATACCGATTATGAAATTATTCAGCTCCACCATAATTCTAATTTCTACCTTACTCCTTTTTGTCCTTCCTATTTCGGCGCAAAAAATAAGCTATTACAACAACCCGGAGTTCAACCCCTACGGAAGCTTGATATACCGTCCGGGAACCAACATACACAGCTCCGTGCGCTCGTATAACATGAATAGTATTTATGCCCTCGCTAACGTCGATTCGCTTTTATACGATGGGTTAAAGGTGCCCAAAGGCAAGCTTAATTTTTGGCAAAGGATTTTTCATGATGATTTGTTAAAATGGCAGGATGACGATATAAGCATAAAAATCAATCCGTTGTTCGATTTTGGTGTGGGCAAAGAAATGGACGAAGGCAAGGGGACATGGAATAATACACGCGGTATTTTTATAGAAGGTACATTTGGCAAGCACTTTTATTTTTACACCGATTTTTTAGAAAATCAGTCGGCCTTCCCTAATTACATGGATGATTTTGTACACGAGCGAAAAGTAGTACCGGGCCAGGGCAGAAGTAAAGAATACGGCCAGAACAATCACGATTACGCACAAGCTACAGGATTTATATCTTTTAATCCGGCGCAGTGGTTCAATATTCAGCTGGGTAAGGGCAAGCACTTTATAGGCGATGGACACCGCTCGCTGTTACTCTCCGATGTTTCCTTCAGCTATCCCTACTTAAAGTTTAGTGCCAATTTTAACAAGGTACATTACCATGTAATGTGGGCACAGCATCGCGATTTAAATATCGACCCGGTATTGGAAAGCAACGATGCGCGGTATTTAGAGAAATACTCAGCTTCCCATTATCTTAACGTAAACATAGGTAAGCGCCTTTCGTTGGGTGTTTTTGAGAGTGTGGTATGGGCAGCACAGGACACTATGGGGCAGCGTAATTTTGATTTATCGTATCTTAATCCCATCATTTTCTTTCGTCCGGTAGAATACTCATTGGGCTCACCCGATAACATGACCATGGGACTAAATGCCAAATACATTGTAGGCAACAACAGCGCTTTTTACGGACAGTTTATATTGGGTGAATTTAAATTAGATGAAGTATTTTCGGGCCATAAATGGTGGGCCAACAAACAAGGCTTTCAATTCGGTTTTAAAAGCTTTAATATGCTGGGCATCAATAAACTCGATTTCCTGACCGAATATAACCAGGTGAGGCCTTATACTTATTCGCACCGCGAAACTATTAGCAACTATGGACACTACAATCAAGAATTGGCGCACCCACTGGGAGCCAACTTCCGCGAAAGCGTTACCAAAATAAAATACCAGTTCCGCCGCATTGTTTTTAGTGGTGAAGTAATGGTGGCCATGTATGGAAAAGACTTTGACAACAACATTAGCTACGGTAAAAATATTTATCAGAACAACCAAAAGCGCCCGGGCGAATATGGCCATACTATCGGCCAAGGGCTCAAAACCAATCTTTTGTATGCCGAAGGCAGCCTTAGTTATTTAATTAACCCCCGTAATAATTTTAATATTGCCGCAGGCCTCCGCATCCGTAAAGAGCAAAACGATCTGGAAACCGCTAACACGCAACAAGTGTGGTTTGCCATACGAACATCCATAAAAAGTATTTATACGGATTTTTAAGTGGATTATGTAGGGCTATTTCGTGGGGCTATTTTGTGCGGCTTATAGCCCTAATTGCGCATCTTATTCGTCAAATTATACTTTTTCGATGATCTCCGCAATGCCATCGACCCACACATCAGCATCGTTGAGGCTCTCGACTAACTGAAGCTTCTCCCCTCCGTTTTCCATAAAATCCTCATTGTACTCCCACCCTATTTCCACTACGGTTTCGAGGCAATCGGTAACAAAGGCCGGGGAAACCACCAATATTTTTTTATTGCCGCTTTTTAACAGTTCTTCCAAGGCCACATCGGTAAAAGGCATCAGCCAGTTTTTGCTCAGTCGGCTTTGAAACGAAACCGTGTATTTTTCTTTAGCTAAACCCAGTTTGTCGGCCAGCAATCGGGTAGTCTGGTAACAGGTGGCTTTGTAACAATTTTTACCATGCTCCGGCATAGCTACATGGCAAGTACACTCGGGGCTGTTGATACCGGGATGTATTTTGTTCACCTGCCGGTCGGGCAAGCCGTGGTACGAAAACACAACATGATCATAATTATCTACATTATATTTTTTTATATTGTGCACAAAAGCCTTTATAAAAGCCGGATGGTCATAAAATTGCTCTACAAATTTTACATTCGGCAGCTTACTCCAGTTTTTGAGTTCTTTGTTTACCTTGTTAATGGTAGATAAGGTGGTAGAAGTAGCATACTGCGGATAATGGGGTAAAACAATTATTTCATCATAATCTTTTTCCTTTATCTCTGCCAACACACTTTTAATGGATGGATTACCATAACGCATAGCCGAATATACATCATATTTCCCTTTTAATTTTATGTTAAGCTTTTCTACCAGTCGCTCCTGATAAAAAAGTAATGGCGAACCATCCTTAGTCCAAAGACGCTTATATAAACTGGTAGAATTTTTAACCCTAAAAGGGATGATAATTCCATTCACCAATATTTTTTGCCACAGCCAGGGAATATCGATTACCAGCCTGTCGTTTAAAAACTCCGTCAAATATTTACGAACAGCCTTTATTTCGGGCTTATCGGGTGTACCTATATTAATAATTAGTAATGCTTTGCTCATTCTATTTATATTGTGAAATAAGAGATTATCCGGTAAAATTAAGCCTTTTATAAAAAAATAAGTCAATTATAACGCCATTAAAATACTAAAAACTGCCATTTAATATGACGCTTTATTGGTGGCAGCTTTTAATTGGTTATCCGCTTCAATTTTAAGAATTTTTTGATCTACTACAAATGTAGCAAAGGGAAATAAAGATGCGGCCAAACAGATGAGTGTTTTCAATAGACTCCACTTCTTTTTTACGGCATAATAGACCACCCATATACAATATAAAACGAACAATAAACCATGAATGCTTCCTACTATTTTATTGGGTAGCCCCATCTCAAACCCATACTTTAGAATAACAGTTGGAATCAATAAGAGATAAGAGATTCCCTCTAATATAGCGAGGATACGTAACTGATTAAGAACGCTCATAATTTTTATTTTATTTAGTTTTGTTTGACTCGTTGTTGTATCATTTCATTCCCTTCTACCCTTCATCCAGCAAAGCCTTAGCCAAGTCCCAGGCTTGCTGCACTCTATCGGCCATGCCTATGCCGCCTTTTATGTTCCCGGCCAGGTACAGGCCGCTGTATTCTTTTTCGATGCTGTGGATGGCGGCGTAGCGTTCTTTGGTAGATATATCGTACTGTGGAATGGCCTTAGGATAACGAAATACATTAATCAAATCCGGTTGTTGGTCACATTGCAGGGTCAACTCTATTTCCCGTAGCACCATCTGTTGGATTTCCTCATCTGATTTTACGATCATATGCGGCTTCTTCATTCCTCCTACAAAAACGGATAGTAAAGCACCATGCGCAGGACATCGTCCGCTAAATAAGGTACCCGGAAACAATATGCCCAGTATATCTTTATTTTCTACGCTTGGCACCAAACCACCAAAGGCTTTTATATTTTTTCCATCCCAATGTTTATATCCTACCACCACTTGCACCACTTTGGCATAGGTGGTATCGGCAACGGGTTTTAACAAGGTCAGTGGCAAAAAAGGCAATACATCCCCAATGCCCTGCCCCCCAAAGGTAGTAATCACTTTATCGGACTCTATGGAAAATTGTTCGCCCCCTATGGTGTTCAATTCTGTACTAAATCCTTTATCGTGTTTTGAAACCTTAATCTGCTGGCATCCGCAAAAAACACTATCCTTTGAAATATTATTCTCTAAAGCTGTAATAAGATTTTGGAGTCCCCCCTTAACCGAAAACACCTCACGACTCACCCTTTTTTGTAACTCCGTACGCGGTTCTTTCCGTTTTTGGATGCTTCCCTTTATAAAGCTGCCATATTTTTGTTCTAAATTATACAGTTTTGGCAAGGCAAAGCGCGTGATTAATTTTGTGGGATCGCCGGCATAAATCCCCGAAATAAAAGGATCTACGGCATAATTTAAAAAGCTCTTTCCCAAACGGCGCTTTACCAGCTGGGCCAGTGTTTCATCCGGATCTGTACCTTTTTTGCGCCAGGGCTCGCCCAGTATTCTGCATTTATCTTTGAAGCTAAACAGGGGTGTTCCAATGGCCGACAAAAGTCCGGAGGGGAGTGGCTCCCATTGCCCTTTTTTTAATATCCATCGTTCTTTGGCTACCGGATCCGGTGTAATTAATTCGCAATGCTCCTTTAAATCATCGAATAACTGCACAATGCCCTCGGTACCTATAACACCGGTGTTGGGTCCCATCTCATACACAAACTCTTTTTCGTGAATTGTTTGAATGGCTCCCCCTAACCTATCCGATTTTTCGACCAGTGCTACTTTTTTACCCCCTTTTTGGAGATAAAAAGCCAAGGTAAGCCCTGTTAATCCGGCTCCAACAATAACTACATCTACTTTGTTTGCAGGCATCATCATAAGGCGTTAGAATATCTTTTATTGCTACCGGCCAAAGCAGGATCGAACGATGCCACAATGTTGCGGATAAACATGGTGCCCAGCTCGGTTATTTCCAGATGGTCGGCGCTAAAGTGAATCAACTCATCTTCCCGGAACTGTTCCAGAACAGTCTCATCGTAAACAATTTGCTTTTTAAGACTGCTTACGTCCATGGAGAAACTTTCGGCTACCTTTTTCCAATCGATATACTTATTGCACATCAGCTCATTAATAACACTTCGAATTACCTTTTGCTCATCGCTCACCAATACCCCTTTTTCCACAGGAAAGGCACCATTATTTACGGATTCGATATAGGCTTTCACACTCTTGGTGTTTTGCACGTATCCCCCCGATAATTGACTGATGGAAGATACCCCTACGGCATACACCTGACCCGTTGTGCGTTTAGTGCAATACCCTTGAAAATTACGGTGCAACTGGTGTTTGTTTAAGGCCTGGCAGAGCTCATCCTGAGGCAGGGCATAATGATCCAGGCCAATGGAAACATAACCTGCTTTTAAAAGTAGATCGTAGGCCGCCAAAAACATGTCTAACTTATCATCTGCCGATGGCAATCCTTTTTGCACCAATATTTTTTGATGCTCTTTGAACCAGGGCACGTGGGCATACGAAAAGGTGACCAATCTGTCGGGACGTATTGCTATGGCTCGCTCAATAGATTTACAAAAGCTGCTGACCGTTTGACCCGGCAAGCCATAAATAAAATCAAGGTTAACAGCAAACTTAGGGTTGGCTTTCTTTACATAGTTCACCAAGTCCGGAACAGGCAAGGCCGATGGCTTTCTGTTTACGTCTTTTAAAACATTTTCGTCAAAGTCCTGTATTCCAAAACTAAAACGGTTAAAACCAGCTTCAAAAAGGTCATCGAGATAGGCATGCGTTAGGTGGGCCGGGTTACATTCAATGGCTATTTCGGCATCTTCGATAAGTGCAAAATGTGCGAATAAAATATCGTTAATTTCTTTCAGGTAAACCGCTTTAATAGCATTAGGCGTGCCGCCACCATAATGAATCTGCGATATTTTTCGTTTAGGATCAATGGTACTTACCACCAGTTCAATCTCCTTTTTTACAGCTGCTATATATCGTTTTACCTCATCGGCTCTACCCATTTTTAGGGCATTGCAACCACAATAATGGCATATTTGCGCACAAAAGGGGATGTGCACATAAAAGGCAATATTAGAAGGCTCCTCCGCATTTGATTCGACCAAAAGAGTACGAAAATCCTCTTCCTTAAAATCCCCTGTAAAATGATTGGCCGGCGGATAACTGGTGTATCGGGGTACCGGAACATTATATTTTTGAAGTAATTGTTTATTTATTTTCATGGTGTGTTAAATAGTAATAAGTACTTATATATAGCGTATCATAAATTTCAAATACTGTAAATTCTTCTAATCATCATTTTAATTTCTCACTGCTCTACGTTTTGATTATTATCATGCGCAGTAGCCATCTTATCAAATATAAAAACCAGGCTCAATCATCCACATTGACAATCGAAAATCCGGTTTAATTACGGCTTGTACGGTTTAGGAATATAAAGTAAGTATTGCCCCAATTGTTCATCATTTCTGGTATATTTACGATTTCTCTATTACCAAATCCTGTAAGATAGAGTCAATGGTGGGGAATTGAAATGGATAGCCCAGCTCCAACAATCTTCTGGGTCGCACTTTTTGGCCTTTGAGTAATGCGTTTGCCCCTTCGCCAAGTAACAGTTTCAGGATAAAACTGTAAGCTCTTAATATTACTGGTCGATGAAGTTTTTTACCCAATGTTTTCGAAAAATAGTGATTAGAAACCATCTCCGGCGCCACCAGGTTATAAATTCCACTCGATTTTGGATGGTTTAAGATATACCATACAGCGGAAAGTAAATCGTTGATATGGATGCAGGGGAAAGGCTGTGTTCCATCTCCCACAACGGTACCAAGTCCCAATTTAAAAGGTGTTATCATCTTGGCCAGGGCACCCTCCTGCCTATCCAGCACAATGCCCAGGCGCAGCACTGTAAGTTTTATGTCTGTTTTCAATAAAGGAGCCAGTGCTGCCTCCCATTCCATACATACCGAAGCCAAAAAATCTTTTCCCAACCTATCCGAAAATTCATCGTGCTCATAAACCGTATCGTAAATACCCACAGCCGATGCCGACATTACCATCGACGGTTTATTCTGAACCATTAAAATAGCTTCTACCAATTTTTTGGTGGTCTCTACCCTACTGTCTCTGATGGTTTGCTTATTCGGCTCGGTCCATCTTTTTAGTATAGGTGAGCCCGCTAAATTTATTACCACACCTGCTCCTTCCACCTTTTGGGCAATGGCTTTGGGGCCTTTCTTCAGGTCAACTCTGGTGATATGAACCACCTGTATATTGTTATCTTTAAAGAGTTGGCTTAGCCTGGAGCCTATAAAACCGGTACCTCCGGTCAAGCATACTTTCATTTTTTTATCTTTTGATAAGAGACGGTTGTAAAAAATATTATCACTTATTTACAATCATCTCTTTGTGTTAATCCTCAATAAAATAGAGCTACTTAATTTTTTTTTAATAAACGGCCATTACTATACTTCTTTTTAAATCAATGAAATGTTTACAATAATTATTTGTGTTGTAAAGATTCGAATCCCGAACGAAGATGTACATCGCGCTGCGGAAAAGGTATTTGTATATTATTGGCATTAAATTTATCATAAATATTAAAGCGTATATCGCTCCTCACCCGTTCCACCCAAAAAGATTCCTCACTCCAAAAAAACACACTAAATTCAAGAGCTGATTCTCCAAAATCGTTAAAAAAAACGACCGGCTGAGGGTGCTTATGTACTTTTTCGTGCTCAAGAACCGATTCTATCAACAACTTTTCTACCAAACGTACATCGGAGCCATAAGCAACCCCTACATTTACTTTAAAACGGGTTTTATGTTCATTGTAGGTCCAATTTATTACGTTTTTACCCACAAAATTATTATTGGGTATGATGATGATAATACTGTCGCGATTAAGCACTTTGGAGGTACGCAGCCCTATTTCCTGCACCTTACCCACAATTCCATTTTCGAGTTCTACAACATCATTTACACGGATGGTACCTTCAAATAGTATCATCAGTCCCGAAACAAAATCGTTAAACAAGGATTGCACCCCAAAGCCCAGGCCCACAAATAAAGCAGCCGAACCAGCCAACAAAACCGTAACTTTAATACCCAAACTGCCAATTATAACGGTAACAGCTATTACCCAGGCAAAGTATTTTACAATTAAAAAAACGGTATGTCCTTTTCCGGCATCGATACCCGTTTGGTAAATACGGCGGTCAAAAAAAACTTCCAACACCATAATGGCTGTATGCACGGAGTAGGCGATAAACATCACCTGCAATATTTTACCGATGGTAATTTGTACATTTTGGATACTGAAAAGACTGATGGTAAAAAACTGAAAGGAATGGTCGGTAAAACCTATAATTCCGCGCATCAATATTAAAAA from Saccharicrinis carchari includes these protein-coding regions:
- a CDS encoding TIGR01777 family oxidoreductase — encoded protein: MKVCLTGGTGFIGSRLSQLFKDNNIQVVHITRVDLKKGPKAIAQKVEGAGVVINLAGSPILKRWTEPNKQTIRDSRVETTKKLVEAILMVQNKPSMVMSASAVGIYDTVYEHDEFSDRLGKDFLASVCMEWEAALAPLLKTDIKLTVLRLGIVLDRQEGALAKMITPFKLGLGTVVGDGTQPFPCIHINDLLSAVWYILNHPKSSGIYNLVAPEMVSNHYFSKTLGKKLHRPVILRAYSFILKLLLGEGANALLKGQKVRPRRLLELGYPFQFPTIDSILQDLVIEKS
- a CDS encoding glycosyltransferase family 2 protein, which codes for MTVSIITATYNAGKTFESALRSVINQTHPHIEYIVVDGGSSDQTLKIADTYKAFIHHFISEPDRGIYDALNKGIEMATGDVIAFLHADDLLDDDTTIATIVEEFERTKADAIYGDLEYVQFQNPDKVIRYWQSKTFKPALLKAGWMPPHPTLFLKAQVFKEIGKFNIDYKIAADYDFILRFFSNGKYVAEYVPMVITRMRVGGTSNNSLKNIWIKSKEDLRALKQNKVGNVLSLIWKNVSKLPQFLKRN
- the hemH gene encoding ferrochelatase; its protein translation is MSKALLIINIGTPDKPEIKAVRKYLTEFLNDRLVIDIPWLWQKILVNGIIIPFRVKNSTSLYKRLWTKDGSPLLFYQERLVEKLNIKLKGKYDVYSAMRYGNPSIKSVLAEIKEKDYDEIIVLPHYPQYATSTTLSTINKVNKELKNWSKLPNVKFVEQFYDHPAFIKAFVHNIKKYNVDNYDHVVFSYHGLPDRQVNKIHPGINSPECTCHVAMPEHGKNCYKATCYQTTRLLADKLGLAKEKYTVSFQSRLSKNWLMPFTDVALEELLKSGNKKILVVSPAFVTDCLETVVEIGWEYNEDFMENGGEKLQLVESLNDADVWVDGIAEIIEKV
- a CDS encoding ATP-binding protein translates to MHPLNKLYFCLLLLVLPQIFLAQAVNYQGAPYIQNFDPNDNAGSKIILSICQDKRGVLFFGDREGVLEYDGTTWRRHSIPNKSAVKSLASDSTGTIYVGGNNDFGYLKPDAIGALKYHSLNHLVPGNTPHYRSVWQIFVTEQGVYYICQNKIFRLINDTVSVISVDLQPPCGAYANGSIYVIDKTLGMATVEGNQIVPISNCDVEYTRKKGYFFVNPHSEDEVTISFSRNDYFYKYNTSTQQLSRIELPAQTALFLKENFGFHVLNLEDGTIAISTSQAGVAILNKNWEIIKIINEERGLTDNSSITILEDGNNNLWAAHRTGVSRIDLSYPATFYNKNQGIEDDVITSTVHEGMQYIGTEDKCYYLPPYQFSIENDNHKAEVIKKLRVAHQFIDINGHLLLCNWMSLSEINNKEVKHIYNKGERIFCAAYDKRYPDKIAIGLDDNVVICTFRDTGTDNFIEITDTFTIDDNIISQIRSMVFDEEGKLWMASYNEGITLITFKNKNLTDYTLTRFSEEDGLPAQIQKSYVNNFNGKINIFTPKGIYEALPVHNAKGKLTYRFNHDKQWGSTFTRDSCGVKVAEQINTEQFFIYGDKTGLLTFKGDSALFDYKPFLKLNNIRSISTENKRFVNIGGAGYFCIYDTWKKKDVNKSFDVLIRKVSISTNDSIIFNGSFVDTEGKVVISQSAKNVPVLKKQFNNLRFHFSSNYLESAQQNQYRHMIEGFDKDWSVWSSEPSATYTNLPYGTYTFKVMSKNVYGTVSPVSTFQFRIEPAWYQTEWAYLLYFGIALLLIVLIAKVYNLNLSRQNLKLERLVKKRTSELQDTVDKLKETQSSLVQQEKMASLGILTAGVAHEINNPLNYILGGYTGLQAYFDDKKEQQDEDVEILLECIKTGVERASEIVSGLNQFSRTQKKLNEQCDIHSILDNSILMIQHLLGNRIELVKNFQAQSYIVLGNTGQLHQVFINILINACQAIHEKGTIKVSTGVQSKHLKIMISDSGAGIDQKHLSKITDPFFTTKEAGEGTGLGLYISFKIVKEHKGKLRIKSKPGEGTHVIISIPLYLTEIN
- a CDS encoding mechanosensitive ion channel family protein, giving the protein MQFTTILYIVLILMFNAGIIWGSILLRKKYTEGIKAQLLRAVLFIVIIAIVVFSIDMVFRIFNVNLIDTIDVELFRIGANIPITGFLLAFLFFTFSFLIIINRFLSKAFTQSKGINSIPKKMTTVARRWVSFLAFLILMRGIIGFTDHSFQFFTISLFSIQNVQITIGKILQVMFIAYSVHTAIMVLEVFFDRRIYQTGIDAGKGHTVFLIVKYFAWVIAVTVIIGSLGIKVTVLLAGSAALFVGLGFGVQSLFNDFVSGLMILFEGTIRVNDVVELENGIVGKVQEIGLRTSKVLNRDSIIIIIPNNNFVGKNVINWTYNEHKTRFKVNVGVAYGSDVRLVEKLLIESVLEHEKVHKHPQPVVFFNDFGESALEFSVFFWSEESFWVERVRSDIRFNIYDKFNANNIQIPFPQRDVHLRSGFESLQHK
- the hemG gene encoding protoporphyrinogen oxidase, with the protein product MMMPANKVDVVIVGAGLTGLTLAFYLQKGGKKVALVEKSDRLGGAIQTIHEKEFVYEMGPNTGVIGTEGIVQLFDDLKEHCELITPDPVAKERWILKKGQWEPLPSGLLSAIGTPLFSFKDKCRILGEPWRKKGTDPDETLAQLVKRRLGKSFLNYAVDPFISGIYAGDPTKLITRFALPKLYNLEQKYGSFIKGSIQKRKEPRTELQKRVSREVFSVKGGLQNLITALENNISKDSVFCGCQQIKVSKHDKGFSTELNTIGGEQFSIESDKVITTFGGQGIGDVLPFLPLTLLKPVADTTYAKVVQVVVGYKHWDGKNIKAFGGLVPSVENKDILGILFPGTLFSGRCPAHGALLSVFVGGMKKPHMIVKSDEEIQQMVLREIELTLQCDQQPDLINVFRYPKAIPQYDISTKERYAAIHSIEKEYSGLYLAGNIKGGIGMADRVQQAWDLAKALLDEG
- a CDS encoding DUF3817 domain-containing protein, whose translation is MSVLNQLRILAILEGISYLLLIPTVILKYGFEMGLPNKIVGSIHGLLFVLYCIWVVYYAVKKKWSLLKTLICLAASLFPFATFVVDQKILKIEADNQLKAATNKASY
- the hemN gene encoding oxygen-independent coproporphyrinogen III oxidase, producing the protein MKINKQLLQKYNVPVPRYTSYPPANHFTGDFKEEDFRTLLVESNAEEPSNIAFYVHIPFCAQICHYCGCNALKMGRADEVKRYIAAVKKEIELVVSTIDPKRKISQIHYGGGTPNAIKAVYLKEINDILFAHFALIEDAEIAIECNPAHLTHAYLDDLFEAGFNRFSFGIQDFDENVLKDVNRKPSALPVPDLVNYVKKANPKFAVNLDFIYGLPGQTVSSFCKSIERAIAIRPDRLVTFSYAHVPWFKEHQKILVQKGLPSADDKLDMFLAAYDLLLKAGYVSIGLDHYALPQDELCQALNKHQLHRNFQGYCTKRTTGQVYAVGVSSISQLSGGYVQNTKSVKAYIESVNNGAFPVEKGVLVSDEQKVIRSVINELMCNKYIDWKKVAESFSMDVSSLKKQIVYDETVLEQFREDELIHFSADHLEITELGTMFIRNIVASFDPALAGSNKRYSNAL